The following proteins are encoded in a genomic region of Gouania willdenowi chromosome 6, fGouWil2.1, whole genome shotgun sequence:
- the lamb4 gene encoding laminin subunit beta-4 isoform X1 — MILLLILICLPAARAQDLWENQNLYQESPYQENLDQENPDQENPHQQNPYQENLQQENQDQENPNQKTLYQENPYQEYPHQENPYQENPYQENPHQENPYHENPYQENPHQENLYQKNKDQENLDKKDQYKVNPHQENPYYENEDQANLDNENPYQVNPHQENLDQENPYQEYPYQENPYKENPYQENPHQENLHQENPHQKKQDQDNPYQENPDQEYPHQENPYHENEDQENMDNENLDNENPYQENPYQENPHQENPNHENEDQENLDNDNPYQVNPHQENPDQENPYQENPYKENPYKENPYQENPYQENPHQENLHQENLDQENPYQKNQDQENPYQEYPHLENPYHENEDQENLDNENPLQENPYQEYPHQENPHQENQDQENPYQEYPYQENPHQENPNHKNEDQGNLDNENPYQVNPHQENPDQENPYQENPYQENPHQENPYQKNQYQENPYQEYPHLQNPYHENEDQENLDNENPYQVNPHQENLDQENPHQENQDQENPYQDYPRQENPHQENEDQENLDNENPYQVNPHQENPDQENPDQENPYQEYPHHENPHQENPYHNNQDHENQDQKKMDHENPYQDQCPGGSCNPQLGDLMVGREAQLSSSSTCGSDGPQKYCIIGYLQGEQKCFTCDSRLPYHRHSNPNSHRIQNIITTFDPDSKMKWWQSENGVHGVSIRLDLETMFQFSHLILTFRSFRPAAMLVERSRDFGRSWKVLRYFSEDCSLHFPSVSTDAAESVDDIVCDSRYSGPEPSTNGEVVLKALDPVFEIENPYAPNVQDLTLLTNLRVNFTRLFTLGDTLLSRRRRNPQNKYFYSLYNMVVQGRCFCHGHAQHCSPVGGRGDVFTQPGMVHGHCVCQHNTAGENCEQCQHFHHDSPWRPGGERPESICRRCFCHGHSDSCHFDAERYQLTNGQSGGVCDECRNRRSGPQCERCAPFFFQDPQRTPEDPLSCIPCDCNLSGSLGAAQCDAQTGRCICKENVEGLRCDRCKHGFYGLREDDPAGCQACRCHTLGSVGCDQQTGACQCERLAVGAFCDRCVEGFWGLGSSGQRCSVCDCDIGGAQCNTCAHEDGQCPCLPNMIGRRCSDPAHGYFLPSLGYFLYEAELAAPLPGSSPIPIPTTPPPSSSLLNPGLLPRCEQYYREQGFDFKVSNGRVVLVRRTRRRTRQKRQRQERSSLPLFPGLALQMIPRQRSADQPATWTGLGLVRVMEGAGLRFTVDNLPSSSDYQLVIAYELEAPSNWLASVSIVMLSPGNRGCPNQPEGTKTVLLPGKSRLGILDAPVCLNAGAQYFVDVALSSQSGSENSHILIDSIGLILSFESVPDLCTQDDVAVSHPFRCVGLAVSDSQESLLEVCEGIIKSLSAKIHKGAVACKCNLIGSLSPSCSKVGGVCECKTNVIGHCCDRCAPLTFGFGPDGCTGCACDPYGSLMESCDPISGQCACRPEVSEQRCDSCQRGLWGFPSCQRCECNGHSEDCDQETGQCVNCRGHTSGNHCERCEEGYHGYPLCRPCLCPELLGSSRFFATSCQYDSQSLSLTCNCLEGHTGPRCDLCSPGYYGNLTLDGARCQECPCNNNVDPSDSSACDTVTGECLRCRHNTAGPRCQSCKPGYYGNAVQQACRECTCDRRGTQVTACPLDSRCFCNAQTGRCPCRTGATGDQCDQCEDGYWNLDGVSGCQPCSCDPTNAVSNVCDKVSGQCLCRPEFGGRQCDECGENHFGNPDLQCVSCDCNLEGTLRPACNPETGECLCRPGVSGILCEECAPGRDSAFPDCKECHPCRDLWSGHVIDILRAAERMSTLIPGTATKPAQHRQQQLMLRIHSELEKFHNISNLSMPGMERVDKLFLKVRKLKDVIDPNIIIIDPSSLLNTDMENIQQEFTKLLNRLKDNILTLSEDTDSEGGQELFEEIQKLHRTFMSQEQRLKDANRAVEVSMATRQDAKDKLNTCSSPRGDLTPLEKKVQQLQILPLNKKICGDPGLEDCSGCGGALCTLSTGRRKCGGPNCGGVLPLSVNISETAKRVKEQLQKLPTRLLEYKNKVDKAKEVTKDAITQTNQLQKRLSNHADDSERKKNQTKELIQRVREYLMDDLVPPEDISRMAAAVLKLKLPRSREQISSMIEEIKKLLNNAARSQDDLKNLSERAKSSQDLLKQALSLRDRTKDVDIKDISRNLYEAEHAQDKANDALEASSNDRDTAKDLITNVEDRLTDIEDKLTKRPGDLLNEIRVVKLKVEDNRQTATDAKESAQTALDTATDTQGELAAVVREFEDLKQKRQIQTGQSEAEKRLNDMVKEAEDVKKKVEERLRRIQDLEQRMELLEEQKQQRAADVLKLLEEAEFLRQAISSQAEAYASCST; from the exons TTTGTCTTCCTGCAGCTCGAGCTCAGGACCTCTGGGAGAACCAGAACCTGTACCAGGAGAGCCCATACCAGGAGAACCTGGACCAAGAGAACCCAGACCAGGAGAACCCACACCAGCAAAACCCATATCAGGAAAACCTACAACAGGAAAACCAGGACCAGGAGAACCCAAACCAGAAGACCTTGTACCAGGAGAACCCATACCAGGAGTACCCGCATCAGGAGAACCCATACCAGGAAAACCCATATCAGGAGAACCCACACCAGGAGAACCCATACCATGAAAACCCGTACCAGGAGAATCCACACCAGGAAAACCTGTATCAAAAGAACAAGGACCAGGAGAACCTGGATAAAAAGGACCAGTACAAGGTGAACCCACATCAGGAGAACCCGTACTATGAGAATGAAGACCAGGCGAACCTGGACAATGAGAACCCGTACCAGGTAAACCCACACCAAGAGAACCTGGACCAAGAAAACCCATACCAGGAGTACCCGTACCAGGAGAACCCATACAAGGAAAACCCATACCAGGAGAACCCACACCAGGAAAATCTGCACCAGGAGAACCCACACCAGAAAAAACAGGACCAGGATAACCCATATCAGGAGAACCCGGACCAGGAGTACCCACATCAGGAGAACCCATACCACGAGAATGAGGACCAGGAGAACATGGACAATGAGAACCTGGACAATGAGAATCCGTACCAGGAGAACCCATATCAGGAGAACCCACACCAGGAAAACCCAAACCATGAGAACGAGGACCAGGAAAACCTGGACAATGACAACCCGTACCAGGTGAACCCACACCAAGAAAACCCAGACCAGGAAAACCCATACCAAGAGAACCCATACAAGGAAAACCCATACAAGGAAAACCCCTACCAGGAGAACCCGTACCAGGAGAACCCACACCAGGAAAACCTGCATCAGGAGAACCTGGACCAGGAAAACCCATACCAGAAAAACCAGGACCAGGAGAACCCATACCAGGAGTACCCGCATCTAGAGAACCCATACCACGAGAATGAGGACCAGGAGAATCTGGACAATGAGAACCCATTACAGGAAAACCCATACCAGGAATACCCGCATCAGGAGAACCCACACCAGGAAAACCAGGACCAGGAGAACCCATACCAGGAATACCCATATCAGGAGAACCCACACCAGGAAAACCCAAACCACAAGAACGAGGACCAGGGTAACCTGGACAATGAGAACCCGTACCAGGTGAACCCACACCAAGAAAACCCGGACCAGGAAAACCCCTACCAGGAGAACCCGTACCAGGAGAACCCACACCAGGAAAACCCATACCAGAAAAATCAGTACCAGGAAAACCCATACCAGGAGTACCCGCATCTACAGAACCCATACCACGAGAATGAGGACCAGGAGAACCTGGACAATGAGAACCCATACCAGGTGAACCCACACCAGGAAAACCTGGACCAGGAAAACCCACACCAGGAAAACCAGGACCAGGAGAACCCATACCAAGATTACCCACGTCAGGAGAACCCACACCAGGAGAATGAGGACCAGGAGAACCTAGACAATGAGAACCCGTACCAGGTGAACCCACACCAGGAAAACCCGGACCAGGAAAACCCGGACCAGGAAAACCCTTACCAGGAGTACCCGCATCACGAGAATCCACACCAGGAAAACCCATACCACAACAACCAGGACCATGAGAACCAGGACCAGAAGAAAATGGACCATGAGAACCCGTACCAGGACCAGTGTCCCGGTGGTTCTTGTAACCCTCAGCTTGGAGACCTGATGGTTGGACGAGAGGCTCagctttcctcctcctccacctgtgGATCAGACGGTCCTCAGAAGTACTGTATTATCGGATACCTAcag GGGGAGCAGAAATGCTTCACATGTGACTCTCGGCTTCCTTACCATCGACATAGCAACCCAAACAGTCACCGCATCCAGAACATCATCACGACCTTTGACCCCGACAGCAAAATGAAGTGGTGGCAGTCGGAGAATG GAGTTCATGGGGTCAGCATCCGTTTGGATCTGGAGACGATGTTCCAGTTCAGTCACTTGATTCTCACCTTCAGG AGTTTCCGACCTGCTGCGATGTTGGTGGAGCGCTCTCGGGACTTTGGTCGAAGCTGGAAG GTTCTGCGCTACTTTTCAGAGGACTGCTCACTTCACTTCCCCTCAGTGTCCACCGATGCTGCCGAGAGTGTAGACGACATCGTCTGTGACAGCAGATACTCTGGCCCCGAGCCGTCCACTAACGGAGAG GTGGTGTTGAAGGCTCTGGATCCTGTCTTTGAAATAGAAAACCCGTACGCACCCAACGTCCAAG ATTTAACCCTGCTAACTAACCTGCGGGTGAACTTCACACGTCTCTTCACACTTGGCGACACGCTGCTGTCGAGGCGCCGCAGGAACCCACAGAACAAATACTTCTACTCGCTCTACAACATGGTAGTCCAGGGTCGCTGCTTCTGCCATGGTCACGCTCAGCACTGCTCACCTGTGGGAGGAAGGGGAGACGTCTTCACCCAGCCTGGAATG GTTCACGGTCACTGTGTCTGTCAGCACAACACGGCTGGAGAAAACTGTGAGCAATGTCAGCATTTTCACCACGACTCCCCCTGGAGGCCTGGAGGGGAACGACCAGAGAGCATCTGCAGGA GGTGTTTCTGTCACGGTCACTCCGACTCGTGTCACTTCGACGCCGAACGTTACCAACTCACTAATGGACAGAGCGGCGGCGTGTGCGACGAATGCCGCAACCGCAGAAGCGGTCCTCAATGCGAGCGCTGCGCACCGTTCTTCTTCCAGGACCCTCAGAGGACGCCAGAGGATCCACTGAGCTGCATCC CCTGTGACTGCAACCTGTCCGGTTCTCTGGGAGCAGCTCAGTGCGATGCTCAGACAGGGCGCTGTATCTGTAAGGAGAACGTTGAAGGTCTGCGCTGCGACCGCTGCAAACACGGCTTCTATGGCCTAAGGGAGGACGACCCGGCTGGCTGTCAAG CCTGCAGATGTCACACATTGGGAAGTGTTGGCTGTGATCAGCAGACTGGAGCATGTCAATGTGAGCGCCTGGCAGTCGGAGCGTTCTGTGATCGCTGTGTG GAGGGTTTCTGGGGTCTTGGAAGTTCGGGACAAAGGTGTTCTGTGTGTGACTGTGACATCGGAGGAGCTCAGTGCAACAC GTGTGCCCACGAGGACGGACAGTGTCCCTGTTTACCGAACATGATTGGTCGGCGGTGCTCTGACCCCGCTCATGGATACTTCTTGCCCTCATTAGGCTATTTTCTCTATGAGGCAGAGCTAGCAGCTCCACTTCCTGGGTCAAGCCCCATCCCCATCCCCACCAcgcctcctccttcttcttctctg TTGAATCCAGGTCTGTTACCACGCTGTGAGCAGTATTACAGAGAGCAGGGTTTTGACTTTAAAGTCTCCAATGGTCGAGTTGTTTTGGTTCGACGAACGCGTCGAAGGACTCGTCAGAAGAGACAAAGACAGGAG CGTAGCAGCCTTCCTCTGTTCCCCGGACTTGCTCTGCAAATGATTCCCCGTCAGAGGTCAGCTGACCAGCCCGCCACCTGGACCGgcctgggattggtcagagtgaTGGAAGGGGCAGGGCTTAGGTTTACAGTGGACAACCTGCCATCTTCATCAGACTATCAGCTAGTGATTGCCTATGAGCTGGAG GCACCCTCTAATTGGCTAGCTTCAGTCAGCATTGTTATGCTGTCGCCAGGCAACAGAGGCTGCCCCAACCAACCAGAAGGCACCAAAACTGTGTTACTACCAGGAAAATCGAG ACTGGGCATTCTAGATGCTCCGGTCTGTCTGAATGCAGGAGCGCAGTACTTCGTGGACGTGGCTCTCAGCTCCCAGTCCGGTTCAGAAAATTCTCACATCCTCATTGACTCG ATTGGTCTGATTCTCAGCTTCGAGTCAGTCCCTGACCTTTGCACTCAGGATGATGTTGCAGTTTCCCACCCTTTCCGCTGTGTTGGATTAGCTGTGTCCGACTCTCAGGAATCACTCCTGGAAGTCTGTGAAGGAATCATTAAAAGCCTGTCAGCAAAGATCCACAAAGGCGCCGTGG CCTGTAAGTGCAACCTGATTGGCTCCCTCAGCCCCTCCTGCAGTAAAGTGGGTGGAGTTTGTGAGTGTAAAACCAATGTGATCGGCCATTGCTGTGACCGATGCGCGCCGCTGACGTTCGGCTTCGGACCTGATGGTTGCACAG GTTGTGCATGCGACCCTTATGGCTCGCTGATGGAGTCATGTGACCCTATCAGCGGTCAGTGTGCATGTCGGCCCGAGGTGAGCGAGCAGCGCTGCGACAGCTGCCAGAGAGGATTGTGGGGATTTCCGTCATGTCAGCGCTGTGAGTGCAATGGACATTCAGAGGACTGCGACCAAGAAACTGGACAGTGTGTGAACTGTAGGGGACACACCTCCGGAAATCATTGTGAAAG GTGTGAGGagggttaccatggttaccCGCTCTGTCGACCATGTCTGTGTCCGGAGCTTCTGGGCAGCAGCAGGTTCTTTGCAACTTCCTGTCAGTATGACAGTCAGTCACTCAGCCTCACCTGTAACTGCCTGGAGGGACACACAG GTCCTCGCTGTGACTTGTGCAGCCCTGGTTACTATGGTAACCTGACGCTGGATGGGGCGCGGTGTCAGGAGTGTCCATGTAACAACAACGTGGATCCGAGCGACAGCTCAGCCTGCGACACTGTGACGGGCGAGTGTCTGCGCTGTAGGCACAACACTGCTGGGCCCCGCTGTCAGAGCTGCAAGCCTGGTTACTATGGCAATGCTGTGCAGCAGGCCTGCAGAG AGTGCACGTGTGACCGGCGGGGCACGCAGGTGACAGCATGTCCACTGGACAGTCGCTGTTTCTGCAACGCTCAGACGGGACGCTGTCCCTGCAGGACGGGAGCAACTGGAGACCAGTGTGACCAGTGCGAGGATGGATACTGGAACCTGGATGGAGTGTCAGGCTGCCAGCCCTGTAGCTGTGACCCAACAAATGCTGTTTCCAACGTCTGTGACAAG GTCAGTGGACAATGTCTGTGTCGGCCTGAGTTTGGGGGACGACAGTGTGACGAATGTGGAGAAAATCACTTTGGAAATCCTgacctgcagtgtgtgt CTTGTGACTGTAACTTAGAGGGGACTCTGCGCCCGGCGTGCAATCCTGAAACCGGTGAATGTTTGTGTCGTCCGGGTGTCTCTGGGATCTTATGCGAGGAGTGCGCTCCAGGACGTGACTCGGCATTCCCCGACTGCAAGGAGTGCCATCCGTGCAGAGATCTGTGGAGCGGGCACGTTATCGACATCCTACGTGCCGCTGAGAGGATGTCCACACTCATCCCAGGCACTGCCACGAAGCCGGCACAACACCGACAGCAGCAACTGATGCTGAGGATTCACTCCGAATTGGAGAAATTTCACAATATCTCAAACCTGTCCATGCCCGGTATGGAGAGGGTGGACAAACTGTTTCTGAAGGTCAG AAAGTTGAAGGACGTGATTGACccgaacatcatcatcatcgatCCTTCATCGCTGTTGAACACCGACATGGAGAACATCCAGCAGGAGTTCACCAAGCTACTGAATCGGCTGAAGGACAACATCCTCACTCTCTCAGAGGACACAGATAGCGAGGGAGGACAAG AGCTCTTTGAGGAGATCCAGAAACTGCACCGCACCTTCATGTCACAGGAGCAGAGGCTGAAGGATGCAAACAGAGCTGTGGAGGTTTCCATGGCAACCAGGCAGGATGCTAAAGACAAACTGAACACATGCAGCAGTCCCAGAGGAGACCTGACACCGCTGGAGAAGAAGGTCCAACAGCTCCAGATTCTCCCATTGAACAAGAAG ATCTGTGGAGATCCAGGCCTGGAGGACTGTTCAGGATGTGGAGGAGCTCTCTGCACTCTGAGTACTGGAAGAAGGAAGTGCGGCGGTCCAAACTGTGGAGGAGTTCTTCCTCTGAGCGTGAACATTTCAGAGACAGCAAAGAGAGTGAAGGAGCAGCTACAGAAGCTCCCGACCCGGCTGTTGGAGTACAAGAACAAG gtGGATAAAGCTAAAGAAGTGACAAAGGATGCCATCACTCAGACCAACCAGCTCCAGAAGCGTCTGAGCAACCATGCTGACGACTCGGAGCGAAAGAAGAACCAAACCAAAGAGCTAATCCAGAGAGTCCGAGAGTACctgatgg ATGACTTGGTTCCTCCTGAGGACATCAGTAGGATGGCCGCGGCCGTGCTGAAGCTGAAGCTGCCACGGTCACGGGAACAGATCTCCTCCATGATAGAGGAGATCAAAAAGCTCCTGAATAACGCTGCACGCTCTCAGGACGACCTGAAGAACCTCAGTGAGCGAGCCAAGAGCAGCCAGGACCTGCTGAAGCAGGCTCTCAGCCTCAG ggacCGCACTAAGGACGTGGACATTAAAGACATTAGTAGGAATCTTTATGAAGCTGAGCACGCTCAGGACAAGGCCAACGACGCGTTGGAGGCATCAAGCAACGACCGCGACACGGCCAAAGATCTAATCACAAAT GTGGaggacagactgacagacatTGAAGACAAACTGACCAAGCGTCCTGGAGATCTGCTGAACGAGATCAGAGTTGTGAAACTCAAAGTAGAAGACAACCGACAGACAGCTACAGATGCCAAGGAGAGCGCACAGACCGCCTTAGACACAGCTACAGACACACAGGGG GAGCTGGCTGCTGTTGTCAGAGAGTTTGAGGATCTGAAGCAGAAGCGGCAGATTCAAACGGGCCAATCAGAGGCCGAGAAACGACTAAACGACATGGTTAAAGAGGCCGAGGACGTGAAGAAGAAGGTGGAGGAGCGACTGCGTCGCATACAAG atctGGAGCAGAGGATGGAGCTGCTGGAGGAGCAAAAGCAGCAGAGAGCAGCTGATGTGTTGAAGCTGCTGGAGGAGGCCGAGTTTCTGCGACAGGCCATTTCCTCCCAAGCAGAGGCCTACGCCAGCTGCTCCACCTAA